The window TGAACCTGAGTTCACTCAGCTACATGTGCATCATCCTTACCAATTGCACCACTATAAACTTTGTTAATTgttttgtacatatataatatataggtAAAGTTGGAAAGGGTGAGGGGCCCAGGGGCCCCCCTGGCCCCACCCTAGCTCCGCCCCTggttataatatataaaaaatatttgaaattacaagcttcaaattatatttcaaattacaaaAGTTAAAGTAGtcgaaagaaatgaaataaaatacaatgaCCGTGAGAGatccaaatgaaaaatagtactaaatcAATTAGTGTTTAGAATAAAAggataatttgaataaatttatgaaaaataagtttatactTATAGAGACAAAACGTTAATTCAAGTATTATGTAGTAGCAAAActtatcaacaaataattttataatataatttattattattatattcattttattttgatttaataaaatttaatttaattattagtattttcacTCTTTTGAAGCAATTTGCAatcgtgttgttatcgtgctTAGGTTGTTGTCGTGCTGTTATCGTGTTGGGTCAACCcaaagtggttcgtgtcggTATCGTGTTCAGGTCGATatcgtgttgttatcgtgttcaGGTCGATatcgtgttgttatcgtgtcgggtcaacccaaagtggttcgtgtcgttatcgtgttcgGGTCGTGTCCGGGTCGTGTTCGGGTTTGAAGGTGGCGGGTTGGGTTCGTGTTCGGGTTTGGGGTTTCCTTAACAGGTCGGGTTCGGGTTTGGCCTTATTGGGTTGGATCGTTatccgcacgatttgccagTCCTAGTTCTATATATTTTTCGTTCTGTTGGTTTGTAATTAGTTTAttgtttaaattgttttatgtTATGGCAATTCTTTTGTCTGTCTTATATAGATACCAAACAAAATCGGCATTTTAATGTTTCAAAATGCGAAACTACAAATTAAATCGTTTTAATGTTTCAAAATGCGAAACTAAAGAAGTTCATCTAGCCGTGAATGCGATGCTACGTTAAATAGGCATTTTTTTGGGTAAGAATAATCAAAGTTTTCTAAATATCTAATACGATAtacagtatatattttaattatattgtcaACAAGTCCCATATGAAAGATTAAAGAAGGTTTAAgtgaattactccctccgtccccgattaagagtcacacatttccatttcggtctgtcccaaattaagagtcacacttcatttttatcataaatggtagtagatctcacattccactaactcacttcactcacattttattataaaattaatataaaaaagtggaccccacattccactaactttttcaaccaacttttctttacatttcttaaaatccgtgccagGTCAAACTGTGACTGCTAatggaggacggagggagtatgtaggAAGGAACACAATCAATTCGAgtttttacatttatattgGTCAAATCGGATAtggaattaatttgattttttcccCATTTATCGTGTAAGTCAATTCGCTTTTGTCCAAActattttagtactatttgaTATTGCGCATGTcaactagtatttatttttgacatcaaatgtcaactattttaaaattaataaaacagcATATTCCTAAAAACAGTATATTCCTCTGTTTATATAGTCGTTTTATTTCATGCCTTAGTGGTGGAGACATTGGAAtaaatacatttaaaaaagCGAAGCGAGAGTATAGCAGAACAAGCAAGGACTcctactagtatattttttttggacccAAGTTTTACTCCTTTTCTACTCTCAGCTACACTACATAATTTCTAATAGTTTCTACTACATGAAATATATGTACCAATCAAATCATGATTGttatattaacatattttatagAAGTGGATAGAGAAtcaaacttatatataatgAACATCCTAATTGAACCTTCTCTGTGCCACTTAGAATAAGTAAAACTTATCTATAAAAGAGAGACGAGTTGTTAACATTGACATTTAAAGGTGTcaaagataaattttttttatcaagatTAAATGTCCTAAGTTGGAGGTTGAGCTCTGACCCGAACTATTTATTGGAGAtgaatcattttattaaaggATCATCAAAGATTCGTTGGTCCTATTTAGCAACACAATTAATTTGATACGTTTTGCTAATTATTTAACTCCATTTACATAAATAAGtagtataatactatttcCCTAATATTTTCATTGAGATCACTGATTCCGTCATTTCTTtggtttttaattgtttgacTTCTATTTGccaaatgataaaataatatttaatgtcCATCATCAATTTTTGTAATATGTCTGCAGATTGCATAATTCAAGTATATCTAATTAACATTTCATCTCATATCATTTGAAAGTTAATAATCATATATGAACATATGATAAAAGAGTCGAATAACCAGATAGATCacatcattataaaattaaaaatcgtgTGGCCGATTTGGCTTtgaattttgacatttttatacCTCAAATTGGAAATGGCattaattaatggattaaataaattgtttcttATTATTTGCTATCACAAATCGTGTGGCCGATTTGGTATTGTCAAAATTATGTTAGTATTTGAAATCGTAAATGTCaaccattttttaattaacaaattagtATTTCAGTTCCCTCTGTATATATGCagctctgttttttttttcatgccctagtggttgaaatagtatagggacaaaaataaaagccAAAAACAAGCCATGCACGTTATTCTGTTATTTATCGCTTGACTTTAATCTAATTTCTCAAATTAGCTGTCAAATTCTTATAAAGATTAATGTAAGATAATTATacagtaataatattatacaaaagTGAATGATATGCAATTATGCAACTATTGTAGTAACTGCAAAACGAAGACTCAAAACATTCAGgttttaacaatataaaatttatatcgtAACACATTTAAGTAGCCCGCATGATCAGAACATAGGATACCATTCATTAATTACGTATAACATATTTAAACAGAAAAGGAAGCTTATTTAGATTATTCGACCAATCAATAAGAAATCTATATAACAAATATTAAAGTAGGGATATTTAATTAGGTCAGAGTCATGGCAACGCGGCAATTAGAGTTTGTTGTTAAAACagtttattaaatatattgtgTCAATTATCATCTTTGACTTTAGTTAATTGAATTATGTATCTGGTGTAAAATATGATACTGCATTAACATACGAAAAACATGAACTTAAATATCCTGATGTGTAAGAGTGTAatggaattgaaattgtgttatatttggaattttatgaaattgaattagaagttataataattaattgagtTCCAAATTCTTTGATTAGTATACTActtgatataaataaaaaaaaactaaccaaaatttgacattaattttaattgaattactGTTTTTATGCAAATGCGTCTATAGTTACATTTTTCACCCATGCGTGCAACGTAAAATTGCATGTTTTGAATACTTTGCTCAATAAGCCGTGATTCTTTTGTTTGATTAAACTTTAAATAGTACACATCATTGGTTAAATTAAAAGAGCCCATCATTGGAGATATGGAAGAAAATTGGTTCCTCAAccttattttgattattaattatgctAAATACTGCTAAATATTTAGTGCTACTAAAACCAAGTAACTAATTTTAGTTCTTGTGCCAATTCTTACCATTTACCACAATTGTTACCCATCTTAGTTATTCATTTAATTGAATAAGACTGCATCACCCAATTGCTTGAATGAATCCTCTGAGTTGtcacattatttatttcttcaattcatttttcatcttcttATAAACTTCTTGTATGCCACATATATACCTTACCAATAATTGGGTAGCTAGGAGTATAAATAGGTCGTCAAGTTTGTGATCAAAGCAAGttgatatactccatataactGATATTCATTCTAGAATATGGAAgacttttttgaaaaaaagaatatggaAGACTTTGGAGAAATTCCTCAAGGAGAATGGGGTGGAATAATGAGTTCACAAGAGGAGGCTGAGTTCATGGCACAGTTACTAGGCAACTGCGACGactctactaactcattcatgtATTCATCAATGTCTTCACTTAGTGGCTTTGATCATCTCCCATTTCCCACTGATCTCTCTCATCATCCTCCTCTTCCTAACAACAATTTCACCACAATGGATTCTTGTACTGTGCAAAGGGAAGAAGATTCGAAGAAAAGATGTCTGATTCCTTGTCGAGTAAGTGCTCAGGTTTTGCTATGACTGATGAGatcatactagtatttttgttttatttaaatttgatgcaATGGCAGATTCCAATAAGCAACCAGAGAATCATGAAATGCAGCAAGTGTGGAAAGGTTGACAACAGCGACGAAGATCGTAACAACAGTGCAGCGCTTCACCTTCACAGGCAGAAGATGTCAAGATCAAGCAGCTGCTGTTTGGAAGATAAGTCGAATGAGCTGATAGGAATAACATCGTGCTCGAGCTCCAACGGAAGACGGCCCCCCAACCCGAACGCTAGAACACGTGCGAGTAGGGGTTCTGCAACCGATCCACAAAGCCTCTATGCAAGGGTAATCATAACCACGTACAAAGAGATATATAGTtgtaattattgattttatttacgtGTCTAATTTTGAGCTTGTGTTACTTCAAAATTCATGTTTAGATCGATATGAATATTGGAAAGTGAAATCAACTTATAAACTTGGATTGAGAGAATATATGAAGGCCTTATGTTTTGGCTATATATcatattgtaaattttttgtgttatgtaaTTATTTGTAGCAAAATTCACAGCCACAAGAAAAAATACGGAGTATTAGATATATTAGTGCATATTAGCTAACATAGAGTTTGATTGACTCGTgcagaaaagaagagaaagaatcAACGAGAGGCTCAGGATCTTGCAAACCCTTGTCCCAAATGGAACTAAAGTAAGAactgaaaaatatattcttcatTTTCAAGGAAATTactctaaaaagaaaattctcATTTATATTGTAGGTTGACATTAGCACAATGCTAGAAGAGGCAGTTGAGTATGTGAAGTTCTTGCAACTCCAGATTAAGGTATTGTCAAATTCCTAATTCTGAtattccttccgtcccataagaatatgcgCTCTTTCcttttagtctgtcccacaagaatatgcactttctaattttggagagtcatttctctctaatgaggtgagacacATTCTCAACTTACAATACTTTAATtgtcttttctctctacctctctcttactttaccaattttatattaaaacttgtgtccatcctaaagtgcatattctttgggacggagggagtataggAGTCTTGTCAATTTAAAAAGacgatttttgttttgatttctagcatttaatcattttttatgcaGATGTTGAGCTCTGATGATCTATGGATGTATGCTCCGATTGCCTACAACGGCATGGACATTGGACTCGATTTCAGATCACAATCTTTGTGAATAAATACCATACTTAGAATTTGCTGAATGAGACATTGTtttcattatcattattacaattattattatttttaaacttgGGATTATTTGCATTTGTATAGTTAAATGTGACACACTTTTTGTGTTAAATTGTTATTCCACTTTATTGCAATTAAGGTTCAGTTTTtgttcttttaattattttatgtgatttattttgcattttaaatatgcaattaattagtttaattaaaataaaactaattaatcatataatcaatcaaatagaatcaatcatttttattttgccaaGTGTTCCAAGTTGTTCTCCAATAAAGAGAACGTTCACACgtattaaaatttaacctATCATGATTTCTATCCTAAACGCTAAACCTAGTGCTTGATGATTATGTgtgaatttataatttgacTAAAGGAACTTTTTTATCCTAAATATATGgagattttatgattttggttcaaaatattatcttttgaattattcggTCCTTCACAAATATAAATGGGTCACATTTAGTCCGAATTGGACAGAAATTGTTAAATTTAACGGTCAACGAATATTAATAGAATTTTGACTGgattaagttaataattaaattaatattaagttaaaaattacacaGAATAATTAATCTGCAACTTCATTATATGACAATGAATTCCCTCCGCTGTAGCTCTGATCTTCATCCGCATTGACCTGAAAATCAGTGCAATTTGCAAAAGGATGAAAAGGAAATGGTAAATCCGTGAGCATTGAATTAAGAAGCAAGTTGTTGTTTATAGTATACTTGATTTCGTTGTTGCTATTCTGAAATTAAAGGAATAACTAGAGTGAAATCGCGATGAGAAGAGGCAGAAATTTGGAGTGAGTTTTCAATTGAGCGGAATTGTAATTGCCGGTGTACTTGATTTCGCTGTTGCTATTCTGAAATTAAAGGAATAATAAGAGTGAAATCGCAATGAGAAGAGGCAGAAATTTGGAGTGAGTTTTCAATTGAGTGGAATTGTAATCGTCGGTGtacttgattttgttgttgctATTCTGAAATTAAAGGAATAATAAGAGTGAAATCGCAATGAGAAGAGGCAGAAATTTGGAGTGAGTTTTCAATTGAGCGGAATTGTTTGGACAACGGCGGATTATAGTAATAGAAGGGGAAATACGACATAATTGGATTCGGCGGCGTTGGAGTGGGGTAATCGACGGAGCTAGGGTTTGGCGGTGGATAGTATGCACTGCCACTGAAAGGTGGTGGATAGTAAGAGGTTTGCGTAGGTGGAGGTGGCGGATAGTAGTAGACGCCTCCACCGCAGGGCGGCGAAGGCGGAGGGGGACAATTGACACCGtatggcggcggcggaggagaggGGACCGGCTCCGACAGAGGAGGAGAGAAGATTGgttattaacttaattattaatttaatccgCTCagaattcaattaatattcgTTGACCGTTAAATTTAACCATTTCTATCCAACTCGGACTAAATGTGATCcgtttttatttgtgagggaccgaataattcaaaagataatgttttggaccaaaataataaaatcttcaTGTGTAGGACCAAAAATGGCCtttattcttataattttaaggGCTAGGACTATCACCAtctttgaaaaatagaaacttctgaaatgatacaaattttaatactcactccgtccgcaaataggagtcctgtttttccattttggtccgtccacgaataggagtcccggttcataattaccataaatggtaaagaggccccacattccaccaacccattccactcacatatcatttaaaactaatatatacaagtgggacccatattccactaactttcttccactcacttttcttaacatttcttaaaacccgcaccgataagaaatgggactcctattgttggacggagggagtactatatagtaattaataaagtaaaatgacTAAATTAGTAAGTACATATtaagagaaaaatggataattgGAGTAGTAgtaaagagaaagagaaaaaagtggtGAAGACTAGTTAGTGGATTTTAGGGTGTCTCCGGCGGCGCACCTCCCACTCGCCCTTCccatgccacgtcagcactagcccCTCCAATTCTACTGCCACAttactagcccttcccactgcactagcccttcccactcgcccctcccactagcccttcccacaattaaattaattcacaattaaaatttaaattcacggaaataaaattcgacacgaatacgaacgggaaatacgaaaattacattaaacaaaattacataattaaaaaaaaaacatagtttaaaaataaaattacataatcccCTCGGCTTtcactcctcctcctcgtcctcgtccccgTCGCCCGTGCCGCTGCCACCTCCGACGTCCCCGCCCCCGATCTCGACGCCATCATCATCAATGGGTGGCATCCCTAAATCGCGCCGACATCGGTCGACCATCTCCTTGCACAACCTTCTCAAGACTGGATCGTGCGTGTTATACCACTTCAAAGTGATCTGCATCAGGGTCTTCGTTTGCTGCATTCGGGCGAGGCTGTCGTCATCTTCTCCTCCTGGGACCTCCGATTCGACCTCGTAGGACCCGCTGCCGCTTCCCCTCGCCATCCGCTGCGCAGCTGTTGCCCCATCGGGTGACGACGACGGCGAGTGTGCTGTTCGCGGTAGCGGGGCCACTTCCCCTGGCTTCGGGGAGCTCGTGCGGAACCAAGCAACTTCTTCAGCTTGTACTCAggaagagttgatcttcgtcTCCGCTTCCGGCCCGATTCGACA is drawn from Salvia hispanica cultivar TCC Black 2014 chromosome 6, UniMelb_Shisp_WGS_1.0, whole genome shotgun sequence and contains these coding sequences:
- the LOC125194792 gene encoding transcription factor bHLH84-like, encoding MEDFGEIPQGEWGGIMSSQEEAEFMAQLLGNCDDSTNSFMYSSMSSLSGFDHLPFPTDLSHHPPLPNNNFTTMDSCTVQREEDSKKRCLIPCRVSAQIPISNQRIMKCSKCGKVDNSDEDRNNSAALHLHRQKMSRSSSCCLEDKSNELIGITSCSSSNGRRPPNPNARTRASRGSATDPQSLYARKRRERINERLRILQTLVPNGTKVDISTMLEEAVEYVKFLQLQIKMLSSDDLWMYAPIAYNGMDIGLDFRSQSL